The following proteins come from a genomic window of candidate division WOR-3 bacterium:
- a CDS encoding 6-carboxytetrahydropterin synthase, whose protein sequence is MAFILKYKNSFRAKHALLSYKGKKEELHEHLYTLIVSINVNERNDEGYTIDFMEIKKFIDKLLPNEGENLNERFPFPTSTENIAEYFYESIKEVFDVKEIELWQDDNFCVIYRK, encoded by the coding sequence ATGGCTTTTATATTAAAATATAAAAATAGTTTCAGGGCAAAACATGCCCTCTTATCTTATAAGGGAAAAAAAGAAGAGCTTCATGAGCACCTTTATACGCTCATAGTCTCAATAAATGTCAATGAAAGAAATGATGAAGGTTATACAATTGATTTTATGGAAATTAAAAAATTTATAGATAAGCTTTTGCCCAATGAAGGAGAAAATTTAAATGAAAGATTTCCCTTCCCCACTTCAACAGAAAATATTGCAGAATATTTTTATGAAAGTATAAAAGAAGTATTTGATGTTAAAGAAATTGAATTATGGCAGGATGACAATTTCTGTGTAATATACAGAAAATGA
- a CDS encoding FAD-linked oxidase C-terminal domain-containing protein yields MPEFVFLPQKVEEVSEFIKYCFKYKIPITPRGGGTGLSGGAVPLKGGVISFERMNKIIDIDEINQYVVLEPGVITGEINKVLKSFDLFYPPDPMSLDSCTIGGNVATNAGGPKAYKYGVTSNYLLELECVFPNGKVETIGKRTRKWKAGYNLLNFLCGSEGTLALFTKITLKVIPKPEKEILIMLGFEENNKLFEFVKKIIKNKFFPSVIEFMDKSCFNLVKEKIKNFFQIESSILFISFEGGEKDIEKIIERFYLLTEKEKINNIFVGDDKNTIERMWNIRKNMFYETEKMGFKVHSEDAGITLTKAIEFIEDIKKILKDYNKEGYIFGHLGDGNIHINLTYKMDEKGLIKEISKIIWNLIIKYGGTITAEHGIGYLKKEGFKREISPFLYRIHKDIKKIFDPKGILNPGKIFY; encoded by the coding sequence ATACCAGAATTTGTATTTCTTCCTCAAAAAGTAGAAGAAGTCTCTGAATTTATTAAATACTGCTTTAAGTATAAAATTCCAATAACACCAAGAGGAGGGGGAACAGGTCTTTCAGGTGGTGCTGTTCCTTTAAAAGGTGGTGTTATATCCTTTGAAAGGATGAATAAAATTATTGATATTGACGAAATAAATCAATATGTGGTCCTTGAGCCTGGTGTAATTACAGGGGAAATTAATAAAGTTCTTAAATCCTTTGATCTTTTTTATCCACCTGATCCAATGAGTCTTGATTCATGTACCATTGGTGGTAATGTTGCAACAAACGCAGGGGGTCCTAAGGCTTATAAATATGGTGTTACATCAAATTACCTTCTTGAACTGGAATGTGTATTTCCAAATGGGAAAGTAGAAACAATAGGTAAAAGAACAAGAAAATGGAAGGCTGGTTACAACCTATTGAATTTCTTATGTGGTTCTGAAGGAACACTTGCATTATTTACAAAGATTACTCTTAAGGTAATTCCAAAACCTGAAAAAGAGATTCTTATAATGCTTGGATTTGAAGAAAATAATAAACTTTTTGAGTTTGTAAAAAAAATTATCAAAAATAAATTTTTCCCTTCAGTAATTGAATTTATGGATAAAAGTTGTTTTAATTTAGTAAAAGAGAAAATTAAAAATTTTTTCCAAATAGAAAGTTCTATACTCTTTATCAGTTTTGAAGGAGGGGAAAAAGATATAGAAAAGATTATTGAAAGATTTTATTTACTAACGGAAAAAGAAAAGATAAATAACATTTTTGTAGGAGATGATAAAAATACTATTGAAAGAATGTGGAATATAAGAAAAAATATGTTTTATGAAACAGAAAAAATGGGTTTTAAAGTTCATTCAGAGGATGCAGGGATAACATTAACAAAAGCTATAGAATTTATTGAGGATATAAAAAAAATTCTTAAGGATTATAATAAAGAAGGTTATATATTCGGTCATCTTGGTGATGGGAATATACATATAAATTTGACTTATAAAATGGATGAAAAAGGGTTGATTAAGGAAATTTCAAAAATTATATGGAATCTCATAATAAAATATGGTGGGACAATAACTGCAGAGCATGGAATAGGTTATTTAAAAAAGGAAGGGTTTAAAAGAGAAATATCACCTTTTTTATACAGAATTCATAAAGATATTAAAAAAATTTTTGACCCAAAAGGCATTTTGAACCCGGGAAAAATTTTTTACTAA
- a CDS encoding M1 family metallopeptidase — MSLLIFFILLWEQKVNYKMDLELDTLKDILKGYEEIIYKNNSPYVLKELYLHLYNNAYKNLNTYAYKSFFKDYLISFIRIIGKFFYKDGYIEVDSVKIKNKKVRFKIDETLLLIPLEEDLKPSDSIKFEIYFKSKVPSLFRYRSGYNKNHYDFGQFYPVMCVFDEKGWHNRKWHFNAEFYHNFSNYTVKIKVPGNFIVAGVGECISKNDTVRKDGFKEVIFKAENIIDYFFSCDPDFLYQDTIIDNTHIIAFYRKKNESYKDSFLIRGVRAYNYLKEIFGEYPYKWLKIVDGLIGGGMEYPGFALCGGDTFDLILHEVGHTYFMGILASNQEDEAWLDEGGTSFITDYYEVKKKKNLKIFYENTKDITETIREGFDDILLTPSYAFKNNYFSVYSKGSHIYAILFDIMGEENFEKFLKEYYIRFRFKHPDTDSLFKVAEEIYGKSLKEIKNIYVKGLPLSDYEIVKFKKFKEKDKWLNEIKIKNNGNTIYPISLFLVKGKDTFKTKIDFFKRDTIIKIQTDFEPEKIILDPYNFSLDIKRINNFYPVNFERKLSLNHNPQENGLHLNYFPFLFYSPFSHISPGFNFTFSYLRKYPFLNGEIFYSTKRKDIYYNLKYGISFPFVFPQNIIYLNSLFFESNYFLKIGFKKRYQEYSLDPKKGIFLSEFIYKNSKKESKFFDDANYAGFNFGFYIFPVTDLFYNEININFSFYPQRFSGDYNFKKFFIKYELSFSPFYPYLSYINPFDLINIKFFYGRIEGHFPLQEFFNNYSISSYDILSSPFERISLLSSDYTFTGEEGIYLKGYKFVRFKNVLSFFFSSGFKNFGIFYEKILWGDFNLWDSGIYFIKYFKNFMLKIYLPFYINNPHLNKEKNNFDFRIKIVLKFFE; from the coding sequence ATGAGTCTTCTTATATTTTTTATTCTACTCTGGGAGCAAAAGGTAAATTACAAGATGGATTTAGAACTTGACACTTTAAAGGATATTTTGAAAGGTTATGAGGAAATAATCTATAAAAATAATTCACCTTATGTTCTAAAGGAGTTATATCTCCATTTATATAACAATGCTTACAAAAATCTTAACACATATGCATATAAAAGTTTTTTCAAGGATTATCTCATTTCATTTATAAGAATAATAGGAAAATTTTTTTATAAAGATGGCTATATAGAAGTAGATTCAGTAAAAATTAAAAATAAAAAGGTTAGATTTAAAATAGACGAAACTTTGCTTTTAATACCCCTTGAAGAGGACCTAAAACCATCGGATTCAATAAAATTTGAGATATATTTTAAAAGTAAGGTTCCATCTTTATTTAGATACCGATCAGGTTATAATAAAAATCACTATGATTTTGGTCAGTTTTATCCTGTTATGTGTGTATTTGATGAAAAAGGATGGCATAATAGAAAATGGCATTTTAATGCTGAATTTTATCATAACTTTTCCAATTATACTGTTAAAATTAAAGTTCCTGGTAATTTTATTGTAGCAGGTGTTGGAGAATGCATTTCAAAAAATGATACTGTAAGAAAAGATGGCTTTAAAGAGGTAATTTTTAAAGCTGAAAATATAATAGATTACTTTTTCTCTTGTGATCCAGATTTTCTATATCAGGATACGATAATTGATAATACTCATATTATTGCCTTTTACAGGAAAAAAAATGAATCTTACAAAGATTCCTTTTTAATAAGGGGAGTAAGGGCATATAACTATTTAAAAGAAATATTTGGTGAATATCCTTATAAATGGCTAAAGATTGTGGATGGTTTAATCGGAGGAGGGATGGAGTATCCTGGTTTTGCTTTATGCGGTGGAGATACATTTGATTTAATTCTTCATGAGGTTGGTCACACATATTTTATGGGGATTCTTGCTTCAAATCAGGAAGATGAAGCATGGCTTGATGAGGGAGGCACTTCTTTTATAACTGATTATTACGAAGTTAAAAAGAAAAAAAATTTAAAAATTTTCTATGAGAATACAAAAGATATAACTGAAACAATAAGGGAAGGTTTTGATGATATTCTCTTAACGCCTTCTTATGCTTTTAAGAATAATTATTTTTCAGTTTATTCAAAAGGGTCTCATATTTATGCAATACTTTTTGATATAATGGGAGAAGAAAATTTTGAAAAATTTCTAAAGGAATACTACATAAGATTTAGATTTAAACATCCCGATACTGATAGTTTATTTAAAGTAGCAGAGGAAATTTACGGGAAATCTTTAAAAGAGATAAAAAATATATATGTAAAGGGATTACCTTTAAGTGATTATGAGATTGTAAAATTTAAAAAATTTAAAGAAAAAGATAAATGGTTAAATGAAATTAAAATTAAAAATAATGGTAATACAATTTATCCAATTAGTTTATTTCTTGTAAAAGGTAAAGATACTTTTAAAACAAAAATAGATTTTTTCAAAAGGGATACTATTATAAAAATTCAAACGGATTTTGAACCTGAAAAAATAATTCTTGACCCTTATAATTTTTCTCTCGACATAAAAAGAATAAATAACTTTTATCCAGTTAATTTTGAAAGAAAATTATCCTTAAATCATAACCCTCAAGAAAATGGACTCCATTTAAATTATTTTCCCTTTTTATTTTATTCACCTTTTTCTCACATTTCCCCTGGTTTTAATTTTACTTTTTCATATTTAAGAAAATACCCCTTTCTTAATGGAGAAATTTTCTATTCTACAAAGAGAAAGGATATTTATTATAACCTTAAATATGGCATAAGTTTTCCTTTTGTTTTTCCCCAGAATATCATATACCTAAATTCTCTATTTTTTGAAAGTAATTATTTCCTAAAAATAGGTTTTAAAAAAAGATATCAGGAATATTCATTGGATCCTAAAAAAGGAATTTTTCTTTCAGAATTTATTTATAAAAACTCAAAAAAAGAAAGTAAATTTTTTGATGATGCCAATTATGCAGGTTTTAATTTTGGATTTTATATTTTCCCTGTCACTGACTTATTTTATAATGAGATTAACATTAATTTTTCTTTTTATCCCCAAAGATTTTCAGGAGATTATAACTTTAAAAAATTTTTTATAAAATATGAACTTTCTTTTAGCCCTTTTTATCCATATTTATCTTACATAAATCCTTTTGACCTTATAAATATAAAATTTTTTTACGGCAGAATTGAGGGTCATTTCCCTTTACAGGAGTTCTTTAATAATTATTCCATTTCCTCTTATGATATCTTGAGTTCCCCTTTTGAAAGAATTTCTCTTTTATCTTCTGATTATACCTTTACAGGTGAGGAAGGAATTTATTTAAAAGGCTATAAATTTGTAAGATTTAAAAATGTATTATCTTTTTTCTTTTCTTCGGGTTTTAAAAATTTTGGAATTTTCTATGAAAAGATTTTATGGGGTGACTTCAATCTTTGGGATTCAGGAATTTACTTTATAAAATACTTTAAGAATTTTATGTTGAAAATATATTTACCTTTTTATATAAATAACCCTCACCTTAATAAGGAAAAGAACAATTTTGATTTTAGAATTAAAATTGTGTTAAAATTTTTTGAATAA
- a CDS encoding YIP1 family protein, protein MDFGKIIEKALSILQLKEDVIKEVSEKPEYLNFSILIVAIAGLASSIGSFKFIPGIITGPIVAVIGFFIWVGILWIIAKIFGGKGNYLSYFKPLAMSDIIQWVTVIPFIGSFLGAIALIWMVIVAIKVTQIVHELDLPKAVLVVLIPIGVVFFLFLLFGAAALAVIGMRG, encoded by the coding sequence ATGGATTTTGGAAAAATAATTGAAAAAGCTCTTTCAATTTTACAATTAAAAGAAGATGTAATAAAGGAAGTATCTGAAAAACCTGAATATTTAAATTTTTCAATTTTAATTGTTGCTATTGCGGGACTTGCAAGTTCAATTGGTTCTTTTAAGTTTATTCCAGGTATAATCACTGGTCCAATTGTTGCTGTGATTGGATTTTTTATTTGGGTTGGAATATTGTGGATTATTGCAAAAATCTTCGGTGGTAAAGGAAATTACCTCTCTTACTTTAAACCTCTTGCAATGTCTGATATAATTCAATGGGTAACAGTTATACCTTTTATAGGCTCTTTTCTTGGTGCCATTGCCTTAATATGGATGGTAATTGTTGCCATAAAGGTAACACAGATTGTTCATGAACTTGATCTTCCTAAAGCAGTTCTTGTTGTTCTAATACCGATTGGTGTAGTCTTCTTCCTGTTTCTTCTTTTTGGGGCTGCAGCCCTTGCTGTAATTGGAATGAGAGGATAA